One Arthrobacter sp. StoSoilB20 DNA segment encodes these proteins:
- a CDS encoding pyridoxamine 5'-phosphate oxidase family protein yields METDERPGTVLSEADSWKVLERNQHGRLAVSVLGEPDIYPLNFIAHNQRLLLRTNPGTKLAELTVNEKVAFEVEEIVDAEAWSVVLKGTARVIESQSEIDEADKLPLKPWIPTRKYTYVEITPTRVHGRHFELGDEPERY; encoded by the coding sequence ATGGAAACCGACGAACGCCCAGGAACCGTCCTATCCGAAGCCGACTCATGGAAGGTTCTGGAACGGAACCAACACGGTCGTTTGGCAGTCAGCGTCCTGGGCGAGCCTGACATCTACCCACTGAACTTCATCGCCCACAACCAGCGGCTGCTGCTGAGGACGAATCCGGGGACAAAGCTCGCTGAGCTGACCGTCAATGAAAAGGTTGCCTTCGAAGTGGAGGAGATCGTCGACGCCGAAGCCTGGAGTGTTGTCCTTAAGGGCACTGCCAGGGTGATTGAGTCACAGTCGGAGATCGACGAAGCGGACAAACTGCCCTTGAAGCCGTGGATTCCAACGCGCAAATACACCTACGTGGAGATCACCCCTACCCGGGTCCATGGCCGCCACTTTGAACTCGGTGATGAGCCGGAGCGGTATTGA
- a CDS encoding ABC transporter ATP-binding protein, giving the protein MTSASEPVIETKQLVKTFGRTRALDGLDLQVGPGEVHGFLGPNGAGKSTTLRLLLGLMRPTAGTARVFGLDPWRDPVRAHRDIAYVPGDVSLWPNLSGGEVIDLLTGLRGGVNEPLRRVLIENFELDPRRKARTYSKGNRQKVALIAAFARPARLYLLDEPSAGLDPVMESVFRQQVQRVTADGATVLLSSHILSEVEQLCEKVTIIRAGRTVESGTLAGLRHFKLTHFRVECPDPAVFESLPGVRDLVVDGGVVEFDVDPADLAPVLRAAAAARLSGLTVSPPSLESLFLSHYSSQVR; this is encoded by the coding sequence ATGACATCAGCATCAGAACCAGTCATCGAGACCAAACAGCTTGTCAAAACCTTCGGCAGAACACGTGCCTTGGACGGGCTGGATCTGCAGGTCGGCCCCGGGGAAGTCCACGGCTTCCTGGGACCCAACGGGGCCGGGAAATCAACAACCCTCCGCCTCCTCTTAGGACTGATGCGCCCAACGGCAGGAACAGCCCGGGTTTTTGGACTTGATCCCTGGCGGGACCCTGTCCGGGCGCACCGGGACATAGCTTATGTCCCGGGGGATGTGAGCTTGTGGCCGAACCTTTCCGGTGGTGAGGTCATCGATTTGCTGACAGGCCTGCGCGGGGGCGTCAATGAACCGCTCCGCCGGGTCTTGATCGAAAACTTCGAATTGGATCCGCGCCGCAAGGCCAGGACGTATTCGAAAGGAAACCGCCAGAAGGTGGCCCTGATTGCGGCGTTCGCACGCCCTGCACGCCTGTATCTGCTCGATGAGCCGAGCGCTGGTTTGGATCCTGTCATGGAGTCGGTCTTTCGTCAGCAGGTTCAGCGCGTAACCGCGGACGGCGCCACAGTGCTGCTTTCGAGCCACATCCTCAGTGAGGTTGAACAGCTCTGTGAAAAGGTTACGATCATCCGTGCAGGGCGCACCGTGGAATCAGGGACTCTCGCAGGTTTGCGGCACTTCAAACTCACTCATTTCAGAGTGGAATGCCCCGACCCTGCAGTCTTTGAGTCCCTGCCCGGCGTTCGGGACCTTGTAGTCGACGGCGGTGTGGTTGAGTTCGACGTTGACCCGGCCGATCTCGCGCCGGTACTGCGGGCAGCGGCAGCAGCCCGACTCAGCGGGCTCACCGTGTCCCCACCGTCGTTGGAGTCCCTCTTCCTCAGCCACTACAGCAGCCAGGTGCGTTGA
- a CDS encoding polyketide antibiotic transporter — protein MSGMFALLVVQARRERVLLPVWILGIAFLSYIISSAVSTEFGDEAARRAIITVAGASPAFLFVRGLPDGTSAGAMVFFQGYAFTAVLAGLMSTFLVIRHTRTDEELGRAELVSSTPVGRAAPITATLILGGATNLVLAVCVAAGLAATGLPGIGALTAGAAVGSVGWFFVAVGGLVAQILPSGRSANGAAAALVGGAYFVRGIGDASGIPSADLTRVTSGWFSWLSPIGWGQRSRPFTVADPTPLLALTTAGLLLALAVAALRSRRDLGESLLAERTGRDRLASGSSSFLGLAWHQQRLTILGWCVFAALLGSIAGGLGPVVTHVIGGNESLRELILRLVPGGRGELIDVFTTALLGIAGVLAAAAGVQVVLRLRAEEAEGRAELLLAAPRSSARWLAANLIIAVASAGVVAVVAGTATTAGLALSGTASGAPGLLIGAALAHVPAAVVFIAAAAVAFSVIPRASIAVGWGFLAVGLVLGQFGELMRLPTWLQDLSPFRHTAAMPVEAFDPMAALSMTGIALAGAGIAGYLLRHRDLTA, from the coding sequence ATGTCCGGCATGTTTGCCCTGCTCGTGGTTCAGGCGCGCAGGGAACGGGTGCTGCTGCCCGTTTGGATTCTCGGAATCGCTTTTCTGAGTTACATCATCTCCAGTGCCGTTTCCACCGAATTCGGCGACGAAGCAGCCCGGCGGGCGATCATCACTGTTGCCGGTGCGAGCCCGGCGTTCCTGTTTGTGCGGGGACTTCCTGACGGGACCAGTGCCGGGGCAATGGTGTTTTTTCAGGGCTACGCCTTCACCGCTGTCCTTGCAGGTTTGATGAGCACGTTCTTGGTTATCCGGCACACCCGTACGGATGAAGAACTTGGGCGGGCGGAACTAGTCAGTTCCACTCCGGTAGGCCGGGCGGCACCTATTACGGCAACGCTTATCCTAGGAGGGGCAACGAACCTGGTTCTGGCAGTCTGTGTGGCGGCGGGGCTTGCCGCCACAGGTTTGCCCGGCATTGGTGCTCTCACCGCTGGAGCGGCCGTAGGTTCTGTTGGCTGGTTCTTCGTGGCCGTCGGTGGACTTGTAGCACAGATATTGCCCTCGGGGCGGTCGGCCAACGGCGCAGCAGCTGCTTTGGTGGGCGGAGCCTACTTCGTTCGGGGCATTGGTGACGCCTCAGGCATTCCGTCCGCTGATCTGACCCGAGTGACGAGTGGATGGTTTTCGTGGCTTTCCCCCATCGGCTGGGGGCAACGTTCCCGGCCTTTTACGGTGGCTGATCCCACACCTCTGCTGGCATTGACGACAGCGGGCCTTCTTCTGGCCTTGGCCGTGGCAGCGCTCAGGAGCAGAAGAGATTTGGGCGAAAGTCTGCTGGCCGAACGCACAGGGCGGGATCGGCTCGCGTCCGGGTCATCCTCGTTTCTTGGCTTGGCGTGGCACCAGCAGCGCTTAACCATCCTTGGATGGTGTGTCTTCGCGGCTCTGCTTGGCAGCATCGCCGGTGGGCTGGGACCTGTAGTCACCCATGTCATCGGCGGTAATGAGTCGCTTCGCGAGCTGATTCTCCGGCTCGTTCCCGGCGGCCGTGGAGAGCTCATTGACGTTTTCACCACCGCCTTGCTGGGCATCGCGGGCGTTCTTGCCGCTGCCGCAGGCGTCCAGGTGGTGCTGCGACTCCGGGCAGAGGAAGCGGAGGGACGCGCTGAACTGCTATTGGCGGCCCCGCGTTCGTCGGCGCGTTGGCTCGCCGCGAACCTGATAATCGCCGTGGCTTCTGCCGGCGTAGTTGCAGTAGTCGCGGGAACGGCAACGACGGCAGGACTTGCCCTGTCAGGGACGGCGAGTGGAGCGCCTGGATTGCTGATCGGCGCCGCCCTCGCTCACGTTCCGGCCGCCGTCGTTTTCATCGCTGCTGCGGCCGTGGCCTTCTCTGTCATCCCGCGGGCGAGCATCGCCGTGGGCTGGGGGTTCCTGGCTGTCGGGCTGGTCCTGGGCCAATTCGGCGAACTTATGCGCCTGCCAACCTGGCTCCAGGACCTTAGTCCTTTCCGCCACACGGCGGCGATGCCCGTCGAAGCATTCGATCCCATGGCTGCCCTCAGCATGACCGGCATTGCCCTGGCCGGGGCAGGAATCGCCGGTTATTTACTCAGGCACCGGGACCTCACAGCCTGA
- a CDS encoding TetR/AcrR family transcriptional regulator, with product MRTRRKTGSYEVGRAKRAEILDAATRLFAASGYHKVPLSQVAADVGLSESGLMHHFRSKKHLLLGVAEQRLERTATWWGSRQEGNAKEPVALFHNMVDSTGELVGEPGLIELFVLISAEAADTTTPAHQLYASWYERAVRETAGRLAEGVERGYLRSDTNPAACAREIIAVSDGLQLQYVLSGGTLDLVEGVRDYARRLARSLLAPEYLDAAEAI from the coding sequence GTGCGAACACGTCGGAAAACAGGAAGCTATGAAGTTGGGCGTGCCAAGCGCGCCGAAATCCTGGATGCCGCAACCAGGCTTTTCGCAGCCTCCGGCTATCACAAGGTTCCCCTGTCCCAAGTGGCAGCGGACGTCGGCCTCAGTGAAAGCGGCCTCATGCATCACTTCCGTTCCAAGAAGCACCTCCTGCTCGGTGTTGCGGAGCAGCGGTTGGAACGAACGGCAACGTGGTGGGGTTCGCGCCAGGAAGGCAATGCCAAGGAGCCGGTTGCGCTGTTCCACAACATGGTGGACTCTACGGGTGAGCTGGTGGGCGAGCCGGGCCTTATTGAGCTTTTCGTGCTGATCTCCGCCGAGGCCGCGGACACCACCACGCCCGCGCACCAGCTGTATGCCTCATGGTACGAACGGGCCGTGCGTGAGACGGCCGGGCGGCTCGCCGAGGGCGTTGAGCGTGGCTATCTCCGGTCGGACACCAACCCGGCAGCATGCGCCCGGGAAATCATCGCCGTCAGCGACGGCCTTCAGTTGCAATATGTGCTGTCCGGGGGAACCCTGGACCTGGTGGAGGGTGTCCGGGACTACGCGCGGCGCCTGGCCAGGTCGCTCCTTGCCCCCGAATATCTGGACGCCGCTGAAGCGATCTAG
- a CDS encoding TetR/AcrR family transcriptional regulator — MKQGHAPTERAPQQDRSRQSWERALHVGMELFEEHGWDGLTITEVCRRAKISAPSLYARVDGKAGLFLAVHERWLERIARTEGELITQFLRVDASPSEGAGGAAQVVMGVFERHAGALRALTDRSARDEELLERGALASQEFVRRLAQVIPADFTVGATAVRAVYAECLLRLMYGARFLMVEEESIEVFHQRVTGLARTIVAGPGPGRG, encoded by the coding sequence ATGAAGCAAGGACATGCTCCCACCGAGCGCGCACCCCAACAGGATCGAAGCAGGCAAAGCTGGGAGCGCGCGCTCCACGTAGGGATGGAACTCTTTGAAGAACATGGCTGGGACGGGTTGACCATCACCGAGGTCTGCCGCCGGGCCAAGATCTCAGCCCCTTCGCTCTACGCGCGCGTCGATGGGAAAGCCGGGCTGTTTCTCGCTGTTCACGAACGTTGGCTGGAGCGCATCGCCCGCACCGAAGGTGAGCTCATTACCCAATTCCTACGAGTCGATGCGTCGCCCTCTGAAGGTGCCGGCGGCGCAGCGCAGGTGGTCATGGGAGTCTTTGAAAGGCACGCAGGCGCCCTGCGGGCCCTCACCGACCGCAGCGCGCGGGACGAGGAGCTTCTCGAGAGAGGTGCCTTGGCCTCCCAGGAATTCGTACGCCGCCTTGCCCAGGTAATTCCGGCCGACTTTACGGTAGGAGCCACAGCTGTTCGCGCGGTGTATGCCGAGTGCCTGCTTCGGCTCATGTACGGAGCCCGGTTCCTCATGGTCGAAGAAGAGAGCATCGAAGTTTTCCACCAGCGCGTCACAGGACTTGCGAGAACCATCGTCGCTGGCCCGGGCCCGGGCCGGGGCTGA
- a CDS encoding heavy metal translocating P-type ATPase: MRQRLLHPALRFPLVTATLVVLAAVAVLAAIGLMPAAQGVASIFALSVALYRAGTMIRGLLHGRWGIDLLAVMAICSTVAVGEYLASMIVVLMLTGGEALEQFAQGRATRELRALLDRSPRNAHRERPGLPVEDILVDAVVPGDVLLVRPSELVPVDGSLLSAVGLFDESALTGESLPAERTTGELLLSGSINGADAVRMKATATAGDSQYSQIVALVQEAAASRAPTVRLADRYAVPFTLVALVLAGAAWFFSQDPGRFAEVLVVATPCPLLIAAPVAFLAGTSRAAHAGIIIKNAGTLEQLSRVKTAVFDKTGTLTQGNPSLAEIRVAPASKLSQDALLQLAASAEQYSTHVLAASVMAAARSRGLALVPATSASEHATNGVTADCGDHHVVVGKPAYVGSLVSGFDKMALPGGQLGIYIGVDGRFAGTLIMSDPLRPNAKDTLTELRRLGVAETMLLTGDAATTAEHIAAEAGISNVIAECLPADKVTAVAALPLRPVMMVGDGVNDAPVLAAADVGIAMGAKGATAASESADVVIMVDDLSKAAVAVGIGQRTLHIARTSIWTGILLSLGLMVMASLGMIPAVAGALLQELVDLATILNALRALGPGRMVVPVRAADNRGVNTAPAHHRVQSGGHGPG; this comes from the coding sequence ATGAGACAACGGCTGCTGCACCCGGCCTTGCGTTTTCCTTTAGTGACAGCAACCTTGGTGGTGCTGGCCGCCGTCGCGGTCCTGGCTGCTATCGGCCTCATGCCGGCGGCCCAAGGGGTGGCGAGCATTTTTGCACTTAGTGTTGCCCTCTATCGGGCCGGCACCATGATCAGAGGGCTCCTGCATGGACGCTGGGGGATAGATCTCCTGGCGGTGATGGCCATTTGTTCGACTGTTGCCGTGGGGGAGTACCTGGCATCCATGATCGTGGTGTTGATGCTGACAGGCGGCGAAGCGCTGGAACAATTTGCCCAAGGCCGCGCAACAAGGGAGCTCCGAGCACTCCTGGATCGGTCCCCACGGAACGCTCACCGGGAACGGCCCGGCCTGCCGGTGGAAGATATCTTGGTCGATGCCGTGGTTCCGGGGGACGTGCTCCTGGTCAGGCCGTCAGAGTTGGTCCCGGTGGACGGCAGCTTGCTGTCCGCCGTCGGACTCTTTGACGAGTCAGCGCTAACGGGTGAAAGCCTGCCTGCTGAGCGAACCACGGGCGAACTTCTGCTCAGCGGCTCGATCAACGGAGCCGATGCCGTGCGTATGAAGGCCACGGCCACCGCGGGGGATTCCCAGTACAGCCAAATAGTTGCCTTGGTTCAGGAAGCTGCGGCAAGCCGCGCGCCGACAGTACGGCTCGCCGACAGATACGCGGTGCCGTTCACTCTGGTCGCCTTGGTGCTGGCCGGCGCTGCGTGGTTCTTCAGCCAGGATCCGGGACGGTTCGCTGAGGTTCTGGTGGTAGCCACCCCCTGCCCACTGCTGATAGCTGCACCTGTCGCGTTCCTTGCCGGGACCAGCAGGGCCGCCCATGCCGGCATCATCATCAAAAACGCGGGGACGCTTGAGCAACTCAGCAGAGTCAAAACCGCCGTCTTCGACAAGACCGGGACCCTCACGCAAGGAAATCCTTCCCTGGCCGAAATTCGGGTGGCCCCGGCCTCAAAACTGTCCCAAGACGCCCTGCTGCAGCTGGCCGCCTCCGCCGAGCAGTATTCCACCCACGTCCTGGCTGCTTCAGTCATGGCAGCAGCCCGATCGCGCGGCCTGGCGCTTGTACCGGCAACGAGCGCCAGCGAACATGCAACCAACGGTGTCACGGCCGACTGCGGAGACCACCACGTAGTCGTCGGAAAACCTGCCTATGTCGGTTCCCTCGTGTCCGGCTTCGACAAGATGGCACTGCCCGGAGGCCAACTCGGGATCTACATCGGTGTGGATGGCCGGTTTGCAGGCACCCTGATCATGAGCGATCCATTGCGTCCAAATGCGAAGGATACCCTGACGGAACTTCGGAGGCTCGGGGTCGCGGAGACGATGCTCCTGACCGGTGACGCTGCAACTACAGCCGAACACATCGCTGCGGAGGCGGGCATCAGCAACGTCATTGCCGAATGCCTGCCTGCTGACAAAGTTACTGCCGTAGCAGCCCTTCCGCTCAGGCCTGTAATGATGGTAGGCGACGGCGTCAATGATGCCCCGGTACTGGCAGCGGCCGACGTCGGCATCGCCATGGGTGCCAAAGGCGCCACCGCGGCCAGCGAGTCAGCGGACGTAGTGATTATGGTCGACGACCTATCCAAGGCCGCCGTTGCCGTTGGCATCGGGCAGCGTACCCTTCACATCGCGCGGACCAGCATTTGGACTGGAATACTGCTGAGCCTCGGCCTGATGGTGATGGCTTCGTTAGGCATGATTCCGGCTGTCGCCGGGGCGCTGCTGCAGGAGTTGGTGGATCTTGCCACTATTCTCAATGCCCTCAGGGCTTTGGGTCCCGGACGGATGGTTGTGCCAGTGCGCGCGGCGGATAACCGCGGGGTCAATACCGCTCCGGCTCATCACCGAGTTCAAAGTGGCGGCCATGGACCCGGGTAG
- a CDS encoding IclR family transcriptional regulator produces the protein MLTQANDGNGIEKPQRGKRPKQGEPVIDRALSLLAVFSDRRRALTLSDMARLADMPAPTALRLIGRLVAWGALERLEDGRYVVGVRLWEVASLSPRGHGVREIALPYLEDLFAVTRHHVLLAVRDKNEAVLIERLSSKEATEVAYRVGGRAPLRSTAVGLVLLSGADADFQESVITQPPDAEVGVDSMPEGQLRRTLSDVRRTGLAMIRRSAPSKTVSVASPIYGAEGSVVAALSIVVPDGATPPNVLAPAVQATARAVSRNLGFNPGPSESVRMR, from the coding sequence ATGTTGACGCAGGCCAACGATGGGAACGGCATCGAAAAACCGCAGCGCGGCAAGCGGCCCAAGCAGGGCGAACCCGTGATCGACCGCGCCCTGAGCCTTCTCGCCGTCTTCAGCGACCGGCGTCGTGCGTTGACGTTGTCGGACATGGCGAGGTTGGCTGATATGCCGGCTCCCACTGCCCTGCGCTTGATCGGGCGCCTTGTTGCGTGGGGAGCCTTGGAGCGTTTGGAGGACGGGCGTTACGTTGTTGGCGTCAGGTTGTGGGAGGTAGCATCGCTGTCACCCCGCGGGCACGGCGTCCGGGAGATCGCACTGCCCTACCTTGAGGACCTCTTCGCAGTGACGCGCCATCATGTGCTGCTTGCCGTGCGGGACAAAAATGAGGCCGTGCTGATCGAGCGGTTGTCATCCAAGGAGGCCACGGAGGTCGCCTATCGCGTCGGCGGGCGGGCGCCGTTGAGGTCGACGGCGGTGGGCCTGGTCCTGCTGTCCGGTGCCGATGCAGACTTCCAGGAGTCAGTGATCACTCAGCCACCCGACGCCGAGGTGGGAGTGGATTCCATGCCGGAAGGTCAACTGAGGCGCACGCTCTCCGATGTCCGCAGGACGGGCCTGGCCATGATCCGGCGATCTGCACCCTCAAAAACCGTATCGGTGGCCTCACCCATATACGGCGCGGAAGGGTCCGTGGTGGCGGCGCTGTCCATTGTGGTTCCTGATGGCGCTACGCCTCCGAATGTCCTGGCGCCGGCTGTTCAGGCGACTGCCCGGGCGGTATCGCGAAACCTGGGCTTCAACCCGGGACCCAGCGAGAGTGTGCGGATGCGCTAG
- a CDS encoding FAD-dependent monooxygenase, whose protein sequence is MGRSSGAATFWAWSKGRITLAGDAAHATSPYAAYGAGMSIGDGYTLAQCLTGVDLADTESVTAALRSYDSRRIAHTNSQVQQAYILGKVFHHAPAFLRPLRDFVLDHTSILQRQVGEKSPSEIVAQLKEMGEGLVRAAR, encoded by the coding sequence ATGGGTCGTTCTTCGGGAGCCGCCACGTTTTGGGCCTGGTCGAAGGGGCGTATTACTCTCGCTGGCGACGCGGCCCACGCTACCTCCCCTTACGCGGCCTATGGTGCCGGCATGTCGATCGGCGACGGCTACACACTGGCCCAATGCCTGACGGGCGTCGATCTCGCAGACACGGAATCAGTTACCGCAGCGCTTCGGAGTTACGACTCGCGCCGCATCGCACACACGAACTCCCAGGTTCAGCAAGCCTACATTTTGGGCAAGGTGTTCCATCACGCGCCCGCCTTCCTGCGACCTCTTCGGGATTTCGTCCTCGACCACACTTCGATCCTGCAAAGGCAGGTCGGCGAGAAGAGTCCCAGTGAGATCGTCGCACAGCTGAAGGAAATGGGAGAAGGGCTGGTCCGTGCGGCCAGATAG
- a CDS encoding family 78 glycoside hydrolase catalytic domain — translation MTDHRSSLSPQAALNAATWISPAEDQPAEPGKRPAYWMRSHFTWSPDDGETTAHATAHGIYELFVNGIRAGDEELTPGFTSYRKRLQVQSWDITHQLVSGGNVITALLSDGWFRGRHGFERRADGFGTATAFLASVTSARGTLAATSADWESRESHITRADLMDGQTTDFRLLGSAEEITTADGWVPVVPRQGGLYDNRERLIRPIAPPVRRIEELAPVTVAVPASGITVVDFGQNINGWVRLRALGPFGTHITLKHGEILDDAGLVSLENIRAFDFASKTPLPAGQIDEIISAGRAGDVFEPRHTTHGFRYVQVEGNAGAIAHEDLTAVVVHSDLQRTGTFECSNNRLNALHDAILWSFRGNACDVPTDCPQRERSGFTGDWQVFVDTAALMFDVSGFSAKWLRDLSADQGPDGRVPTVVPNPAGDGPSGNFFEDSAAGSAGWGDAAVFVPWSLWRAYGDRQALREAFGAMRSWVDYASRAAASGRHPERAALRPAPLPHEQYLWDTGFHFGEWLEPDTPPNPDPARDHGIVATAYLYRSADLLAKAAGVLGDFPTADHCRALAAEVLAAWREEYLEDSGLLSEESQGHYVRALAFGLVPPHLAPLAAARLVELIGLNGNRLGTGFLATGLLLPTLADHGYPDVAYELLLSTGSPSWLGMLDAGATTMWEWWDGVTTSGARGSLNHYSKGAVGSFLYTHVAGIRLPENPDEAHAGYRTVTIAPQPGGDIAWARAAVDTVHGRISSAWSIEHGKFTLHVEIPMSVNATVKMPDGSTHTAGGGSHEFTSGHHDPLPRY, via the coding sequence TTGACTGACCACCGATCTTCCCTGTCGCCGCAGGCGGCACTTAACGCCGCCACGTGGATCTCTCCAGCAGAAGATCAACCGGCTGAACCCGGCAAGCGGCCTGCGTACTGGATGCGCAGCCACTTCACGTGGAGCCCGGACGACGGCGAGACAACAGCACATGCCACGGCCCACGGCATTTACGAGCTGTTCGTCAACGGTATTCGTGCAGGGGACGAGGAACTGACTCCAGGATTCACCTCCTACCGCAAGCGGCTGCAGGTCCAGTCCTGGGATATCACCCACCAACTGGTCAGTGGCGGGAACGTCATCACCGCATTACTCTCGGATGGCTGGTTCCGCGGCAGGCATGGATTTGAACGCCGGGCCGATGGCTTCGGCACGGCCACAGCCTTCCTCGCATCCGTAACATCTGCCCGGGGAACCCTTGCCGCAACAAGCGCTGACTGGGAATCGCGGGAAAGCCACATCACCCGCGCCGACCTCATGGACGGCCAGACCACCGACTTCCGACTCTTAGGCTCCGCGGAGGAAATTACGACGGCGGATGGCTGGGTTCCCGTGGTCCCCCGCCAGGGCGGGTTGTACGACAACCGGGAGCGGCTCATCCGGCCCATCGCCCCTCCTGTGCGGCGCATCGAGGAGCTGGCTCCCGTCACTGTGGCTGTTCCTGCGTCAGGGATCACCGTGGTTGACTTCGGCCAGAACATCAACGGCTGGGTTCGCCTGCGGGCGCTGGGGCCCTTCGGAACACACATCACGCTAAAGCACGGCGAAATACTGGACGACGCAGGCCTGGTATCGCTGGAAAACATCCGGGCCTTCGACTTCGCCAGCAAAACTCCCCTGCCCGCCGGCCAAATCGACGAAATCATCTCAGCCGGCCGCGCAGGTGACGTATTTGAACCGCGGCACACGACCCACGGCTTCCGTTACGTACAAGTTGAAGGCAACGCGGGCGCCATCGCGCACGAGGACCTCACCGCCGTCGTGGTCCATTCCGATCTCCAGCGCACCGGCACCTTCGAATGCAGCAACAACCGTCTCAATGCCCTGCACGACGCCATACTTTGGAGTTTCCGCGGCAACGCTTGCGACGTGCCCACTGACTGCCCGCAACGGGAACGGTCCGGCTTCACCGGTGACTGGCAGGTCTTTGTGGATACGGCCGCCCTCATGTTCGATGTCTCGGGATTCAGCGCAAAGTGGCTCCGGGATCTGTCAGCGGACCAGGGGCCTGACGGCCGTGTGCCCACTGTGGTTCCGAATCCGGCCGGCGACGGACCCTCCGGCAACTTCTTCGAAGATTCAGCCGCAGGCTCTGCCGGATGGGGTGACGCAGCCGTCTTCGTCCCATGGTCCTTGTGGCGTGCCTATGGAGACCGACAGGCGCTGCGGGAGGCCTTCGGCGCCATGCGCTCATGGGTTGACTACGCGTCCAGAGCCGCAGCCAGCGGACGCCACCCTGAGCGGGCAGCCCTACGGCCCGCTCCCCTGCCCCACGAGCAGTACCTGTGGGACACCGGCTTCCACTTTGGCGAATGGCTGGAACCGGACACTCCACCGAATCCGGACCCCGCGCGGGATCATGGCATCGTTGCTACGGCCTACCTCTACCGGTCTGCTGACCTGCTGGCGAAAGCGGCCGGCGTACTCGGTGATTTCCCGACCGCTGACCATTGCCGCGCGCTGGCCGCCGAAGTCCTCGCGGCCTGGCGCGAAGAGTACCTCGAGGACTCCGGCCTGTTGAGCGAAGAGTCCCAAGGACACTACGTCCGAGCCCTGGCCTTCGGTCTCGTACCGCCCCACCTTGCGCCCCTCGCTGCCGCCAGGCTCGTTGAACTCATCGGCCTCAACGGAAACCGGCTGGGCACCGGCTTCCTCGCCACAGGCCTCCTGCTGCCAACGCTCGCCGACCACGGTTATCCCGACGTTGCCTACGAGCTCCTGCTTTCCACCGGCTCACCCTCCTGGCTGGGGATGCTCGACGCCGGGGCCACCACCATGTGGGAATGGTGGGATGGAGTGACAACCAGTGGTGCCCGTGGGTCCCTCAACCACTACAGCAAAGGCGCAGTGGGATCGTTCCTCTACACCCATGTGGCTGGTATACGCCTTCCGGAGAATCCAGACGAGGCACACGCCGGTTACCGCACGGTAACCATAGCCCCGCAGCCAGGGGGCGACATCGCCTGGGCGAGGGCCGCCGTCGATACCGTCCACGGCCGGATCAGCAGCGCCTGGAGCATCGAGCATGGAAAGTTCACGCTCCACGTGGAAATCCCGATGTCCGTGAACGCGACGGTGAAGATGCCGGACGGCTCAACGCATACTGCAGGGGGTGGCTCGCATGAGTTCACCAGCGGACATCACGATCCCCTTCCTCGTTATTAA
- a CDS encoding pyridoxamine 5'-phosphate oxidase family protein — protein sequence MENTSMDPDTTELSVHDCWKYLQSVSIGRIAVINGEVPEIFPVNYVPNYGTVLFRTGPGTKHDALREGAVIALEADGFNRYGTVAWSVVLKGSPEFVTHPEDIREAVEAGLSPWQPGAKDVLVRVTPTEITGRRFVIAPPTKWWPPLDPTATDDHDGDTH from the coding sequence ATGGAGAACACATCGATGGATCCAGACACCACAGAGCTCAGCGTCCACGACTGCTGGAAGTACCTTCAATCGGTTTCCATCGGCAGGATCGCCGTTATCAACGGCGAGGTACCGGAGATCTTTCCGGTGAACTACGTGCCGAACTATGGAACTGTTCTCTTCAGAACGGGACCAGGGACGAAGCATGATGCCCTGCGGGAAGGGGCGGTGATTGCGCTGGAAGCCGATGGGTTCAACCGGTACGGAACCGTCGCCTGGAGTGTCGTCCTCAAAGGAAGCCCGGAGTTCGTGACCCATCCTGAAGACATCCGGGAGGCAGTGGAGGCCGGTCTTTCTCCATGGCAGCCTGGCGCCAAGGATGTCCTGGTCAGGGTGACGCCCACGGAGATCACCGGTCGCCGGTTCGTTATCGCACCTCCGACGAAGTGGTGGCCGCCGCTGGATCCGACCGCCACCGACGATCACGACGGCGACACCCACTAG